The following are from one region of the Salvia hispanica cultivar TCC Black 2014 chromosome 1, UniMelb_Shisp_WGS_1.0, whole genome shotgun sequence genome:
- the LOC125197451 gene encoding uncharacterized mitochondrial protein AtMg00300-like has product MAISVVCKVVGIGSIRIRTHDGVFCTSNDVRHVLQMTKDLITLSAFDSSIVTGCADTASSEMPAENMTKLWHMGLGHMGERRMQILSKRDFLSRHKVKNLDFYEQCIFGKLYRNKFPKKGVHRTKGTLNYIHMDC; this is encoded by the exons ATGGCCATCAGTGTTGTCTGCAAGGTTGTTGGCATTGGCTCTATAAGAATAAGGACGCATGATGGGGTGTTCTGCACCTCGAACGATGTTAGGCATGTTCTACAGATGACCAAGGATCTGATAACACTGAGTGCTTTTGACA GTTCCATCGTGACAGGCTGTGCTGATACTGCATCATCCGAGATGCCGGCCGAGAATATGACAAAGCTATGGCATATGGGGCTGGGTCATATGGGAGAACGAAGGATGCAAATTCTGTCAAAGCGTGATTTTCTCTCTAGGCATAAAGTGAAGAATCTGGATTTCTACGAACAGTGTATTTTTGGGAAGCTTTATCGTAACAAGTTCCCAAAGAAGGGTGTTCATCGGACCAAGGGGACACTCAACTACATTCACATGGATTGTTGA